The Patescibacteria group bacterium genome includes a window with the following:
- the def gene encoding peptide deformylase yields MIRKIVLSTDPVIRQKSKTVKKFDKKLKSLAKDLIDTLKSQKDPEGVGLAACQIGKPLAIFAFVDKDEKIRIIVNPKILAIKEGKTKKKRPPLEGCLSIPDYYGYVKRANEVTLEYQDLEGNKKTETFKGFQAQIIQHEVDHLNGIVFVDHLLKQKQPLYELTEEGWEKVEI; encoded by the coding sequence ATGATTAGAAAAATAGTTCTCTCAACAGACCCTGTTATAAGGCAAAAATCAAAAACTGTCAAAAAATTTGACAAAAAATTAAAAAGTCTGGCAAAAGACTTGATTGACACTTTAAAATCACAAAAAGATCCAGAGGGTGTCGGTCTCGCTGCCTGCCAAATTGGAAAGCCGCTGGCAATCTTTGCTTTTGTTGACAAAGACGAAAAAATAAGAATTATAGTTAATCCCAAAATATTGGCCATAAAAGAAGGTAAAACAAAAAAGAAAAGGCCGCCGCTTGAAGGATGTCTTTCTATTCCTGACTACTACGGTTATGTTAAAAGAGCAAATGAAGTCACCCTTGAATATCAAGACCTAGAAGGCAATAAAAAGACAGAAACTTTCAAAGGATTCCAAGCTCAAATAATTCAGCATGAAGTTGACCATCTAAACGGAATTGTATTTGTTGATCATTTATTAAAACAAAAACAACCTCTTTATGAGTTAACAGAAGAAGGATGGGAAAAGGTAGAAATATAA
- a CDS encoding site-2 protease family protein, protein MLIIYKIIAFLIAISVHEAAHAWMAYRLGDPTAKLEGRLSLNPLKHIDIYGTVIVPFFLILFGSPFVFGWAKPVSFDPFNLRNPRKDTALISLSGPMANFITASIFAIILQLTTPFSALASLTPLFYLIILINLVLGVFNLIPIHPLDGGKILVGILPQKEAEETDRFLNQYGLILIFILIFFSYRGVSPLNALLNPIINFLLNILIPQGNLI, encoded by the coding sequence ATGCTAATAATTTATAAAATCATTGCCTTTTTAATTGCCATCAGCGTACATGAAGCTGCTCACGCCTGGATGGCATATAGGCTTGGTGATCCAACTGCAAAACTTGAGGGTAGATTAAGTCTTAACCCCCTAAAACATATCGATATCTATGGAACTGTAATTGTACCTTTTTTTCTTATTCTTTTTGGTTCCCCCTTTGTTTTTGGCTGGGCAAAACCGGTTAGTTTTGATCCTTTTAACTTAAGAAATCCCCGAAAAGACACTGCTTTAATATCCCTATCTGGCCCAATGGCAAATTTTATAACTGCCTCTATCTTTGCAATTATTTTACAGCTAACAACCCCATTTTCTGCCCTAGCTTCTCTTACCCCACTTTTCTATCTAATCATTCTTATAAACCTAGTGCTTGGTGTCTTTAATTTAATACCCATTCACCCGCTTGATGGAGGAAAAATATTGGTTGGCATTCTTCCTCAAAAAGAAGCAGAAGAAACCGATCGCTTTTTAAACCAATATGGCCTAATACTAATTTTTATACTTATTTTCTTCTCCTACCGCGGAGTTTCACCACTAAATGCTCTTCTTAACCCCATTATTAACTTTCTCCTTAATATTCTTATACCCCAAGGTAATCTAATCTAA